The sequence TTATGAGTTTTTAGATAAGGTGGTTACCGAGATAGCTGCCTTGTTCCCGTTCCCTTACATTCACATGGGTGGCGATGAGTGCGCCAAAAACTTCTGGGCGCAAAGCGCAGAGGTGAAAGCCCTGATGGTAAAAGACACGCTAAAGGATTACAAAGAGGTGCAGGCTTATTTCGAAAAGCGTTTGGAGAAGATAGTGGAATCCAAAGGCAAAAAATTTATGGGTTGGGACGAGATCACCGAGGGCGGCCTTGGCCCTAACGCGGCGGTAATGAGCTGGCGCGGTACCAAATGGGGTATCGAATCGGCAGCGCAGGGCCACGAAGTGGTAATGAGCCCGACTGAATGGTGCTACCTGGATTATATGCAATCGGACCGGGTGACCGAGCCACATGTATACGCCAGCCTGCGCCTGAGCAAAGCCTACCAGTTTGAGCCGGCTCCCGAGGGCATTAACGTAGCCATGGTAAAAGGCGGCCAGGGCAACCTGTGGACCGAACAGGTATACAACTTTCGCCAGGCCGAGTATATGACCTGGCCGCGCGGCATGGCCATTGCCGAAAGCGTTTGGAGCGCCAAAGGCACCAAAAACTGGCTGGAGTTTTTTGGCCGGGTAGAGAAGCATTTCCCAAGATTGGATGAGGCTGAGATCAAATACTCGCCTGCTGTTTACGACCCCAATTTCGGGCCATCTATAGCTCCCGGAAACGAACTTAGGGTTGAATTAACCACCGAGATACCGGGGCTGGATATTTATTACAGCTTTGATAATTCGCTGCCCGACAGGTTTTATCCTAAATACACCGCACCGCTGATAGCACCTAAAGATGCCAAGCAATTAAGGGTGATCACCTATCGCGGCAAGCAGCCTATAGGCCGCATGATCACTATGCCGATAGATGAATTGAACACCCGCATAAAACGCGTACCAACCGCGCCGCCGATAACTACTAATCCACCGGCACAACCTAACCCAACGCCGGTAGCGCCAAAGCCGGGGCAGGTACCTGTGAAGTAGTATAAAAAACAAAAGCAATGGATATTCATTGCTTTTGTTTTTAGGCCCTTCCAACCTTTAGTGTACAAATTTGTAAATAGTATTTGTTATTTTTGTTATATATGACAACGTTAACAATTGATGTTTTAGATGAGAAGGCACTAAATCTGTTAAAAGATTTAGAGCTGCTTAAAATAATCCGTGTCAGAAAAGATAAAAACAGGGATGATGCTATTGCCCCTGATATGGTAACTAAATACAAAGGCGCGATGACCGCGCAACCATTAAACGAGGTTGATAAGCAATTGGACGAACTGCGCAACGAATGGGAGTAAAATATCTTTGGGATACAAATCCGGCTATTTATTATCTGCAAAAACAATTTCCGGCCGCTTCTGAGGTTATTATGGATAATATCATAACCGAAGCAACGCCTGCAATATCAGCGATAACAGAAATAGAATTACTTTGCTGGAAGGCTGCCACAGAAAATGATATCAACGTTTTGAAAAGCTTTATTAAAGATTCTGTTGTATTTGGGCTGGAAGAATTGATTAAGGAAAAAACCGTTGAGATAAGAAAAACTTATTCTATTAAATTGCCAGACGCTATTATTGCCGCTACAGCGTTAGCATACGATCTTACACTAATAACCAGGAATACAAAGGATTTTGCTAAAATACCTCAGCTGAAATTGATAGATCCGTATCAGGTTTAACAATTAGATAAAAGAAAAGCGATGGTTTTGCCATCGCTTTTCTTTTGAATACGCATACTATTAAAATATCGCCTCTGCAATGCGCTTGGTTGGCCCGGCGTTGCTCATGGTATAAAAATGCAGTACCGGTACGCCGAATTTGATTAACTCTTTACACTGATTGATAGTCCACTCGATACCCAATTCCTTTACCTCTTTTTCCGATTTACAGGCTGCTACGGCATCGCATAGATCTTCTGGCATATCAATATGAAAAGTTTTAGCCAAACCTGC comes from Mucilaginibacter mali and encodes:
- a CDS encoding type II toxin-antitoxin system VapC family toxin encodes the protein MGVKYLWDTNPAIYYLQKQFPAASEVIMDNIITEATPAISAITEIELLCWKAATENDINVLKSFIKDSVVFGLEELIKEKTVEIRKTYSIKLPDAIIAATALAYDLTLITRNTKDFAKIPQLKLIDPYQV
- a CDS encoding beta-N-acetylhexosaminidase, whose protein sequence is MKKLTLLLCGCFLYVTGFGQSNPEIAIIPKPVTLVKHTGTYTLHKSVNIAVVGAGTKPVTDFLVSKFNAVGILGLPTQVSAIPAAIKLVINNKPDAAIGDEGYNLSVTTKGVVIKANKSAGLFYGVQTMLQLLPKEIESVDKPTGITWKMPCVQITDYPRFAWRGLMFDVARHFFTKAEVKRYIDNMVRYKFNLLHLHLTDDEGWRIEIKSLPRLTQVGAWNVKRVGDFGSFMPTTPDEPRNYGGFFTQDDIREIVAYAKSRFVDIMPEIDVPGHSLAAVVAYPELSATPGADQYKVRSGEKIMNWASTGNTALVDNTLNPANEKTYEFLDKVVTEIAALFPFPYIHMGGDECAKNFWAQSAEVKALMVKDTLKDYKEVQAYFEKRLEKIVESKGKKFMGWDEITEGGLGPNAAVMSWRGTKWGIESAAQGHEVVMSPTEWCYLDYMQSDRVTEPHVYASLRLSKAYQFEPAPEGINVAMVKGGQGNLWTEQVYNFRQAEYMTWPRGMAIAESVWSAKGTKNWLEFFGRVEKHFPRLDEAEIKYSPAVYDPNFGPSIAPGNELRVELTTEIPGLDIYYSFDNSLPDRFYPKYTAPLIAPKDAKQLRVITYRGKQPIGRMITMPIDELNTRIKRVPTAPPITTNPPAQPNPTPVAPKPGQVPVK